The Candidatus Zymogenus saltonus genomic sequence AAAGAAACGAGATACCAAAGGAAGCCGCCTAAATCGGCGGCCCCGAGAGGACATACTGTACGGAAGGTGCTTGACTTTTACAATTTAAGAATGTAGTAGTATAACTAGCTGAAAAAGGTATTATATTTCATAGAATATAAAAAAAGAATTATTATATAACCATAACAAAAGACCTTTCTCGAACAAGTAATGGAAATTATTGATAAAAGAAAAGAAAAAAGAATAAATGCCTTTCTTTATTTTTGTAGGCATACAAACGAAAGGGTATTATTCCAAACCAAGATGTATAAACTGCTTTTTTTTCTTGATTTCATGAATTTTAAAGAAGTAGGCAAACCTGTAACGGATTTAGAATATTACGCTTGGGATAAAGGCCCAGTTCCCAAAAAGCTATACAACGAAATTAATAAGGGAACAGCACCTAAAGAAATATTGTTGTCAATAATACCAATTAAAGATGATGAAACAGGTGAAAGAATAGGAATAAAATGTAAAACAAATATTAAACCAAATCTAAAGGTGTTTTCTAGAAGAGAATTAAAATTGTTGGAAGATCTGGCATATATTTTTAAAGACGCAAAAAGTGAAGAAATAGTTGAAATTACACATTTAAAAAACGAGCCTTGGAATAAAACAAAAAGAACTTTAGGGATGTATAAACTAATAGATTATACTCTCGCATTGGATAATGATGCAAAGATAGACAGAGAAACG encodes the following:
- a CDS encoding SocA family protein: MEIIDKRKEKRINAFLYFCRHTNERVLFQTKMYKLLFFLDFMNFKEVGKPVTDLEYYAWDKGPVPKKLYNEINKGTAPKEILLSIIPIKDDETGERIGIKCKTNIKPNLKVFSRRELKLLEDLAYIFKDAKSEEIVEITHLKNEPWNKTKRTLGMYKLIDYTLALDNDAKIDRETALEKYKRLLETEAFFGVRDKNP